One Anopheles marshallii chromosome 3, idAnoMarsDA_429_01, whole genome shotgun sequence genomic region harbors:
- the LOC128715848 gene encoding mediator of RNA polymerase II transcription subunit 30, with protein MSGQFPGGYQSPSGHRGNYNSPIIQQHLNQMNVPNQMGMMGFNQNNVMNNPQMQGVPGQGNQEMGLNPGMMQQNQQQQQQQQQIAQGMQPNPQQIPSNQHQPGQNQMVGQNPNHQPTQPSAQMGMQQPGGNVGPGNVMSNPQSQNQSVPPNQPGGGTTVQQQQKAEFNLLSLCRIGQETVQDIVSRFQEVFGILRSIQPPNGTNQGQLSSNDKKAKVQEQFRTIRLLFKRLRLLYDKCNDNCQQGMEYTHVESLIPLKGEIERTEPVHTEEYKKALQENRELVAMVQLKNKQLREIIDKIRLTIWEINTMLSMRRC; from the exons ATGTCCGGCCAGTTCCCGGGAGGATATCAGAGCCCCAGCGGGCATCGGGGTAATTATAATAGCCCCATCATTCAGCAACACCTAAACCAAATGAACGTTCCCAACCAAATGGGCATGATGG GAttcaatcaaaacaacgtTATGAACAACCCACAAATGCAAGGTGTACCCGGGCAGGGCAACCAGGAGATGGGTCTCAATCCCGGCATGATGCAGcaaaaccaacagcaacagcagcagcaacaacaaatcgCACAAGGAATGCAACCCAATCCCCAGCAGATACCGTCCAACCAGCATCAGCCGGGTCAAAATCAAATGGTCGGACAGAATCCGAACCATCAGCCTACCCAACCATCCGCACAGATGGGCATGCAACAACCGGGCGGCAATGTTGGTCCCGGCAACGTGATGAGTAATCCTCAGTCACAGAACCAATCGGTGCCGCCCAATCAACCGGGTGGAGGAACTAccgtacagcagcaacagaaagCCGAATTTAATCTTCTCTCGCTGTGCCGAATCGGGCAAGAAACGGTACAGGATATTGTGAGCCGATTCCAGGAAGTGTTCGGCATACTGCGCTCGATACAACCCCCGAACGGGACGAACCAGGGTCAGCTGTCGAGCAACGACAAGAAGGCGAAGGTGCAAGAACAGTTCCGCACGATTCGATTACTGTTCAAAAGGCTGCGGCTTTTGTACGATAAGTGTAACGACAATTGCCAGCAGGGTATGGAGTACACACACGTGGAAAGTTTGATCCCGCTGAAGGGTGAGATTGAGCGCACCGAGCCAGTCCACACGGAGGAGTACAAGAAGGCGCTGCAGGAAAACCGCGAACTGGTCGCGATGGTACAGCTAAAGAACAAACAGTTGCGTGAAATTATCGACAAAATACGACTGACTATATGGGAGATAAACACGATGCTAAGTATGAGACGATGCTAG
- the LOC128715850 gene encoding bis(5'-nucleosyl)-tetraphosphatase [asymmetrical] — MAKRAAGFLIFRRLRERIEYLMLQASYGQHHWSPPKGHVDPGEDDYATALRETTEEAGYAESDLNIYRKQSCTLEYKVKGHDKVVVYWLAELRNPSQEAKLSDEHQDMKWLDCDGAIQIAGYEDFAKMVRQFDAKIKANEL, encoded by the exons ATGGCAAAGCGAGCGGCCGGCTTTCTCATATTTCGCCGATTGCGCGAACGTATCGAGTATCTTATGCTGCAGGCCTCCTATGGTCAACATCACTGGTCACCGCCGAAAGGTCACGTCGATCCGGGTGAAGATGATTACGCGACAGCCCTGCGTGAAACGACCGAAGAAGCCGG ttatgcCGAAAGTGACCTCAACATCTATCGGAAGCAATCCTGCACGCTGGAGTACAAAGTGAAGGGACACGATAAGGTTGTCGTTTACTGGTTGGCGGAACTACGCAATCCTTCCCAGGAGGCAAAGCTATCTGACGAGCATCAGGACATGAAGTGGCTGGACTGTGATGGAGCGATCCAAATTGCGGGCTACGAAGATTTCGCAAAGATGGTACGCCAATTTGATGCTAAAATTAAGGCAAACGAGCTGTGA
- the LOC128715849 gene encoding uncharacterized protein LOC128715849 yields MFTRFSATFLRRYCSTSSSSKLAEAIAASIEGVDKASIGALLTTVPELTKYAPEQWYRTVNQLTTEGLEVEKMLSIIGGHPSILVRPPEKIAESLHCWRSCQFGDANMKVLLSAHPCLLDFTNYGQLAQRVAFLHSHFETRKNVYRLFLNAPNLVVDEHHVTEAKILYLMQTMRHEVLEVVKSCAFAHDLEHLRCRHTFLERLGLFKPRPLKVDKSTPTGNPPVHQITDTSDKRFAVKVAYVTLEEYEVFQELFRREMDQDDERDGMDNELEPIEMESEPSKSAYRKKGR; encoded by the exons ATGTTTACTAGATTTTCAGCAACATTTCTGCGAAGGTATTGCTCTACAAGCAGCTCATCAAAATTG GCTGAAGCGATCGCTGCTTCTATTGAAGGTGTGGACAAGGCAAGCATTGGTGCCCTGCTAACTACCGTACCAGAACTAACAAAATACGCCCCAGAGCAATGGTACCGCACAGTGAACCAACTCACCACTGAAGGTTtggaggtggaaaaaatgctTTCCATTATCGGTGGCCACCCGAGCATACTGGTAAGGCCGCCGGAAAAGATCGCAGAAAGTCTTCACTGTTGGCGATCCTGCCAGTTTGGAGATGCGAACATGAAAGTGCTCCTATCGGCTCATCCCTGCTTGCTGGATTTCACAAATTATGGCCAGCTGGCGCAACGTGTCGCCTTTCTTCACTCACATTTTGAGACGCGTAAAAACGTGTATCGATTGTTTCTGAACGCACCGAACCTGGTGGTGGATGAGCACCACGTGACGGAAGCGAAGATCCTCTATCTGATGCAAACCATGCGCCACGAAGTGCTGGAAGTGGTGAAGTCTTGTGCCTTTGCTCATGATCTGGAGCATTTGCGTTGTCGGCATACATTTCTGGAGCGGTTGGGATTGTTTAAACCGCGTCCGCTGAAGGTGGATAAAAGTACACCGACCGGCAATCCGCCGGTTCATCAGATTACCGACACGAGCGATAAGCGGTTTGCGGTGAAAGTGGCTTACGTTACGCTGGAAGAGTACGAAGTGTTCCAGGAGTTGTTTCGGCGCGAGATGGACCAGGATGATGAACGAGACGGCATGGACAATGAACTAGAGCCgattgaaatggaaagtgaacCAAGCAAAAGTGCGTACCGTAAGAAAGGTAGGTAG
- the LOC128715847 gene encoding signal transducing adapter molecule 1, which produces MSLFGTSSTLNADIEKTTSENNTTENWGLILDICDRVNNGSATPKDCLKCIIKRLNSLNPHVVMKAITLLDACVNNCGKQFHLEVASREFETEFKKLLQKSQPKVNTKLKLTLKRWAEDVFKSDPQLDLIPSLYKKLREEGHDFSDPSATPKRETTLSKDPNVVSSQQEEDDIAKAIELSLKEVKNTQSPKMMSSSGTTATSLYPSALLSTAPVVEPRKVRALYDFEAAEDNELTFQAGEIIMVLDDSDPNWWKGQNQRGEGLFPSNFVTADLSVEPESLSAASGGKGAKKSVQFSDEQKLDGDKDGQQKQLQLETVEINEEKIDRLLHLIHEADPEDPSQDTEEMLQLEQLVNQMGPMIDAELERVDRKHAQLTQLSSDLVDAINLYHNLMREPDRSAMMSMGGAAGGYAAPGGYVGGPMNPMYGMPAMYQSLPGVGMYPMAPGGPPSMPGGQPMPGYNMAHLRHDMSQMNVGTMQQFPTPQQQQPPQTAMHHHHQPHPAQGGSMQTVSQNGPTTNGMLSQVAPTTSLAGVGSQQSTTTVAPQTMPNMTGGLPMPPQHGAIPQGFANPTSPPPVGMAGPSSHHQLQQAPPNPNQHSLPQMRPTGQPPVSYPSYVPQQPQQQTQPAVSQPVQQNVASQGMQPGVGAVPVTGGPPTTSTQPVQPNLNHHHHPAQHIPMNMQPNHFPPASGVPPTHQQQQQFMPQMGPPMGNFAPMGGPMNMFPPGGPGGVGGPLSINTNHPGPQNIPIYQQQR; this is translated from the exons agaaaaCGACCAGCGAAAACAATACGACGGAAAATTGGGGTCTTATATTGGATATCTGTGACCGTGTAAACAATGGATCGGCGACACCGAAGGATTGCCTAAAATGCATAATAAAAAGATTAAATTCGCTCAACCCCCATGTGGTTATGAAAGCGATCACG CTTCTCGATGCATGCGTTAATAATTGTGGCAAGCAGTTTCACCTGGAAGTCGCCTCTCGAGAGTTTGAGACAGAGTTTAAGAAGCTGCTGCAGAAAAGTCAACCAAAAGTGAATACG AAACTAAAGCTGACCCTCAAACGTTGGGCAGAGGATGTATTCAAGTCCGACCCGCAGCTCGATCTGATACCTTCGCTATACAAAAAGCTGCGTGAGGAGGGGCATGATTTTAGCGATCCATCCGCTACACCAAAGCGCGAAACGACGCTCAGCAAAGACCCGAACGTCGTGTCTAGTCAGCAGGAGGAAGATGACATTGCGAAAGCGATCGAACTTTCGCTAAAGGAAGTCAAGAACACGCAATCGCCGAAAATGATGTCATCATCAGGAACG ACCGCCACGTCTTTGTATCCTTCCGCTTTGTTATCCACGGCACCGGTTGTTGAACCAAGAAAG GTGCGCGCGCTGTATGATTTCGAAGCGGCCGAAGATAATGAGCTAACGTTTCAAGCAGGAGAAATCATTATGGTTCTGGATGATTCCGATCCTAACTGGTGGAAGGGACAGAACCAACGCGGCGAGGGTCTTTTCCCATCCAACTTTGTCACGGCGGATCTGTCCGTGGAGCCGGAATCCCTTTCGGCAGCATCCGGAGGAAAGGGTGCGAAGAAGAGTGTGCAATTTTCGGACGAGCAGAAGCTGGACGGTGATAAGGATGGACAGCAGAAGCAGCTACAGTTGGAGACGGTTGAAATTAATGAGGAAAAGATCGATCGTTTGCTGCATCTCATACACGAAGCCGACCCGGAAGATCCTTCCCAGGACACCGAGGAAATGTTGCAGCTCGAACAGCTCGTAAATCAAATGGGGCCGATGATTGATGCGGAGTTGGAGCGAGTCGATCGAAAGCATGCCCAGTTGACGCAGCTCAGCAGCGATCTGGTGGATGCGATCAATCTGTACCACAATCTGATGCGCGAACCGGACCGGTCGGCGATGATGTCAATGGGAGGTGCTGCGGGTGGCTATGCTGCGCCCGGTGGATATGTGGGCGGACCAATGAACCCAATGTACGGTATGCCGGCCATGTACCAGAGCCTACCGGGCGTGGGGATGTATCCTATGGCACCGGGAGGACCACCATCGATGCCGGGTGGTCAACCGATGCCGGGATACAACATGGCCCATCTTCGGCACGATATGTCGCAGATGAATGTTGGCACGATGCAACAGTTCCCCAcgccacaacagcaacagcctCCGCAAACGGCGatgcaccatcaccaccagcctCATCCGGCACAGGGTGGATCCATGCAGACAGTCTCGCAAAATGGTCCAACCACAAACGGGATGCTTTCGCAGGTTGCACCGACCACATCGTTGGCTGGAGTAGGCAGTCAACAGTCAACCACGACGGTTGCTCCACAGACGATGCCAAATATGACCGGAGGGCTACCGATGCCTCCGCAGCACGGGGCGATACCACAAGGTTTCGCCAATCCCACGTCGCCCCCGCCAGTCGGTATGGCCGGTCCTTCGTCTCACCATCAACTGCAGCAAGCGCCACCAAACCCAAATCAGCATTCGCTTCCCCAAATGCGACCAACTGGCCAGCCTCCGGTCAGCTATCCCAGCTACGTTCCTCAAcaaccgcaacaacaaacccaaCCGGCAGTGTCTCAACCCGTACAGCAAAATGTCGCATCGCAAGGCATGCAACCGGGTGTTGGTGCGGTACCCGTAACTGGCGGACCACCCACAACGTCCACCCAGCCGGTTCAACCGAATTtgaaccatcaccatcatccagCCCAACATATACCCATGAACATGCAGCCGAATCATTTTCCTCCCGCTTCTGGTGTGCCGCCAAcccatcaacagcagcaacagttcaTGCCTCAGATGGGTCCGCCGATGGGGAATTTTGCTCCAATGGGTGGTCCAATGAATATGTTCCCTCCCGGTGGACCCGGTGGTGTCGGTGGACCTTTGTCGATCAACACAAACCATCCGGGACCCCAAAACATTCCCATTTATCAGCAGCAGCGGTAA